From Arachis hypogaea cultivar Tifrunner chromosome 3, arahy.Tifrunner.gnm2.J5K5, whole genome shotgun sequence:
ATAAAATAGGGAAGGAATAACTCAACTACTTCCAACAATCCAGACAGAAATCAAGACAAAAATTTTCACATGTCAACcaagaaagcaaaaaaaagagggaaaagaaCGAATGATTCACATCAACTGAAAACACAGCATAACACAACACCCaaatcattttatatatataatgtgtGAATTCTCCTAGTTGAAAAAAACATCACAACAAATTGCAACAATTCAGGAGGCTAATCGAATACCAAGTTTTCACACACCAACCAAGAAACAAAATACGATCAAAAAGACATAAAAGTTCACAAAAGATACCAGTTTACCTGGAATCCAACCTCAATgttgaagataaaaaataatacaataagAAATTCAAAGATGTAGAAAAACCAACCTGGTTGGACGTCATAGCTAACACGAGGAAGACCGGACACGAACTCGAGATGGTACAGATTCGAATATCGACAACGCCTTCTCCGGTGGAACCACCAGCGTGACAAGAATGAGCAATCGATCCCCCAAAGCGAGGAATATGAGGGGAAAAAAAATCAGGATGCATGCAAGAACCAATGGATGGAATGATTCAAATGATTTGTTCCCTTGTACCCCATTCATATACAGAACCAATATAAAAAGGCAGTCAGCGATTGAAAACTCAGAAGATAATCAAAAGAATGAGAaacgaacaaaaaaaaaattcaaataccaATGCAATGGAAAccaaacaaaacaaattaaaataattgatggaAACCATGGGAAGCATATCTGTAAAACAATCATCCAAGAGTTGCTTCAATCATGAAAATTTTGGAGTTTTAAAATAAACTGGAATCGCAACTGAATATCCCAAACAAAGATCAACAAACATATATCTCAATAACATATCTTAATGGAACCAAAAAGCAATCCAAACAAAGATCAAGGATAAGGCAGCAACACCCACACAGAGTTTTTGGATTTGGAGGGAAAAGCTATCTGAACAAAAAAGTGGAGAGATTCgtaatctgattttttttttggcaCTGAACTAACACCTCTGGCATTGATTCATTAAATTCAATAAAGGAAAATAGCGATCAACAACACATGTATTGACTAATAAGCACAGATCAGAATTCAAGTCAAGGTATCATTACTATGTACAATAAACACATGTATTGACTAATAAGCACAGATCAGAATTCAACAACACATTACTGTACTGTACCAAGTACAATAAATAATCGAGTGAACAAATACCTCAAAAAATAAACGTGGTCCCCCCCTTTCATATCCCTTTACTCAAACCGTTAACTTCATACAACCAATCTATTTATCCATGACCAATATAATCAGTTTACTTCATACATTCATGTATCCGATCAGAACGGTGCCATAGCTGATTAATGAgtttcactcatgatcttcaatcATGTCCACATCGTCACTGAACATTAATTCGAATGTTTCCATGGCCAGAGCAGATACCATAGCTACCAGTGATCCTTGCAAGAGCAGTCACCATTTTTGAAATGATGGAAACGTATCCTGTCCCTTACTATGATCTCTCTTTGGTATATCTTAGACACTAGTTTCATAAACTCATGACAGTCCTCACAAGACCTTAGATTCTTCACAATCCGGATTTTGGAACCCTGCCTATTCCTGATTAGTCCATAAGCAAGAGCTAGCTTCTCACTATGATGAAGTAACTGAATGGCCTTATCCTCATCATCCATCTCAAGCAACACCTCTGATACTCTCGGATTATACCCTTCCTTTCTAATTTCATCTACAATCTGATCCAATTTGTCATATATTTTCTCTGCTTCAGGGTGATTATAATCTCCCATAGAAAATTCACATACAGTGCCATCAACTTCAATCCTACTACACCCTGGAGGCTTagttaatccccttctgttcatCAACTCTCTCACCTCTGCTTTGTTACACCACTTCCCTGCAGACGCATAAACATTGCTAGTGAGTATGTAACTCCCACTATCATCATCAGCAGTTCTCCTTCGCAGTTTGAGGTGTTTCACGAGACGCCCTGCTCTGTCGGTATCCCCATGAAGTTTGCAGGCCCATATCAGGGTCCTCCAAAGAACTGCATCAGGCTTGATAGGCATTGTATTAATGAAATCCTCGGCTTCCTTCAAACGCCCTGCTCTCGCGAGGAGGTCCACCACACAGCCAAAATGCTGAATTGTAGGCTCTATACCATAACGTTTTGGCACATCATTCAAAAACACATAAGCTTCATTAACCAAGCCTGAATTCCTACACGCTGAGAGAACCGCTGTCATTGTCCTCTCATCAGGTTCTATCCTACAGGTTTCCATCTCAGCAAACATCCCAATAGCTTCCTGGCACATTCCATGGCTAGCAAGGGCAGAGATCATTGCGGTCCAAACAAAAACATCCTTGTCCACAACATTGTCAAACACGTTCCGTGCACTCTCCAAGCACCCGCTTTTAGCATACATATCAACAAGGGCAGTGCCAACATTCGGCTTAGAATCAATCCTCTTCTCCTTCACAATCATGTGCACCTTCTTCCCCACACTCAAAGCTCCGGTTTCAGCACAGGCCCTCAAAACAGACATCACCGTGGCATCATTGACCTCTATCCCAGCCTTCAGCGTGCTATCAAACAAGGCCAAGGCGTCGACGTGGCGGTCAGCGTTGACAAGGCCATCAATCATTGAAGTCCAAGAAACCACATCCCTAAGaggcattctatcaaacacctcgCGAGCAAACCCCAACTCGCCAAATTCAGAATACATATGGATCAAGGCGTTCTGGATATACTGATCCGACCCAAAACCCGTCTTAGTGATGAGAGCATGGATCTGTTTACCTTGTGGGGTGAGTTTCAAGCGGGCGAGACACTTGAGGAGGAAGGGGTAAGTGAAGTTATCGGGTTGGGGTGGTTGGTGGTGGAGCatggagaggaagagagagagggcGTGGAAGTGGTGGGTGGGGTCGGGGCTGCGGGAATAGGCGCGGATGATCGTGTTGTAGTAATAGGAGTTGGGGCGGGGGATGGAGCGGAGGAGGAGGCGAGCATAGGAGAGGTCGCCGCCGGGAGAGAGGGCGGCGAAAGTGAAGAGCTTGGAGACGTTGCGCGCTGCGTCGTCGTTTTGGGTGCCCCCTTTCAGGAGTTGCGCGTGGAATTGGAGCGCGTCGGACATGCTTCTCAGCTCCATCACAACACCACCCACTCATGCTCACTAGTCACCCACTCATGAGTCGGACATCTCTTCGTTTGGAATTACCAAGGTACTCCAAGTACTGATTTACTGATTTATTACTTTAATCGGTTAAATTGTACTTAaactgaaaaaattattttataataaaataataaataaattataaataaacatgtcaaatataattatagtcaaatataaattttaaaatattttttaaatttaaaatattatattaattaaaatttaatataatttttaattttattaattattatttattatttattaattattatattattattaaattcattaaaatagtaaaaaacaaaaaaaaattattaaattaatcaaaccaataacaaatatttctttatctatttatttagttaattcaattaattcaattcatttatttctttattaaaaataaatatgacaaatttatttctttttctaataaAACACTAAtcataatgaataaataaaagctctaccaaatttttaacaaaatttttaatataattttaataaaaattaacaagatttTCAGCTAATCACAATTTTAGCAAAATCTTagcataattttaataaaaattaataatcttttttcaaaaatcaataaaaaatttataatatggtTATAGAATTGCATATTGAAAGTTTAGACTTAAGAAATTCAATTGAGCATTGAACACTGACCTTTACCCACCGAGCATACTCACACATATTATATGGGtatatactataaatttttaaataatattcaaCTTTAATTAGGACTTAAATTCGGATACAGCTTTTAAGAGGCATATAGATATATTATCTGTGATAGACCTCCTATCACAGATATAGACATACTCTAACGCTACCGTGTCGATACTCGAACTTACTCAATCTCTTGAGTTAATACCAAATCAGTCTAACCCTCAATAgttaacaagaaaactaagaatacaagagaaatgaagttttggtggaagaacactttattactgAAGAAAAAATAGTACATTCATTTTAGCGGGAAAATAGATTCATGAGGAATCAacaattcatttctattagttgggagaaaacccaattttaatatattaagtagatataagtataacaaaaatcaagagaaagtGAATGACAATAAATAAGATTAGTATAAGTTAAATTAGTCCCAACTCATAGGATAAACATTCTGTAGTTACTGCTACTACTAAAAAAACTTGCAGCTAATAATCTTAATTTGCTAATGAATCCAAGCGtaataatttcattttaaatGAGAAGTTgtgagaaaaaattttattttgtagctGATATATaacgtatttt
This genomic window contains:
- the LOC112790457 gene encoding pentatricopeptide repeat-containing protein At4g21065, with amino-acid sequence MELRSMSDALQFHAQLLKGGTQNDDAARNVSKLFTFAALSPGGDLSYARLLLRSIPRPNSYYYNTIIRAYSRSPDPTHHFHALSLFLSMLHHQPPQPDNFTYPFLLKCLARLKLTPQGKQIHALITKTGFGSDQYIQNALIHMYSEFGELGFAREVFDRMPLRDVVSWTSMIDGLVNADRHVDALALFDSTLKAGIEVNDATVMSVLRACAETGALSVGKKVHMIVKEKRIDSKPNVGTALVDMYAKSGCLESARNVFDNVVDKDVFVWTAMISALASHGMCQEAIGMFAEMETCRIEPDERTMTAVLSACRNSGLVNEAYVFLNDVPKRYGIEPTIQHFGCVVDLLARAGRLKEAEDFINTMPIKPDAVLWRTLIWACKLHGDTDRAGRLVKHLKLRRRTADDDSGSYILTSNVYASAGKWCNKAEVRELMNRRGLTKPPGCSRIEVDGTVCEFSMGDYNHPEAEKIYDKLDQIVDEIRKEGYNPRVSEVLLEMDDEDKAIQLLHHSEKLALAYGLIRNRQGSKIRIVKNLRSCEDCHEFMKLVSKIYQREIIVRDRIRFHHFKNGDCSCKDHW